A window from Micromonospora terminaliae encodes these proteins:
- a CDS encoding TetR/AcrR family transcriptional regulator codes for MSDSRTALLDAAAEEFARTGLHGTRVQAVVRRAGVNERMIYHHFGSKEGLYAAVVDEQRAGLAAAWAPVLDRAAALDPYAGMRAAFSGFYEVLRARPRLLALMLHESLSGSGALSLPTADQLPAAIRDLYERGQEEGVFRADCPFEVAYATAMGALVALQVFAPPFAAEAGSPELRDRVVGQLLDGMTGPVSGR; via the coding sequence ATGAGTGACAGCCGGACCGCCCTGCTCGACGCCGCGGCGGAGGAGTTCGCCCGCACCGGGCTGCACGGCACCCGGGTGCAGGCCGTGGTCCGGCGCGCCGGGGTGAACGAGCGCATGATCTACCACCACTTCGGCAGCAAGGAGGGCCTCTACGCGGCCGTCGTCGACGAACAGCGGGCGGGCCTGGCCGCCGCCTGGGCGCCGGTGCTCGACCGCGCCGCGGCTCTCGACCCGTACGCCGGCATGCGTGCCGCCTTCAGCGGCTTCTACGAGGTGCTGCGGGCCCGCCCCCGGCTGCTGGCGCTCATGCTGCACGAGTCGCTGAGCGGGTCGGGCGCCCTGTCCCTGCCCACCGCCGACCAGTTGCCCGCGGCGATCCGGGACCTCTACGAGCGCGGCCAGGAGGAGGGCGTCTTCCGCGCCGACTGCCCGTTCGAGGTGGCGTACGCGACCGCGATGGGCGCGCTCGTGGCGTTGCAGGTGTTCGCTCCCCCGTTCGCCGCCGAGGCGGGCAGCCCGGAGCTGCGGGACCGGGTGGTCGGGCAGTTGCTCGACGGCATGACCGGGCCGGTGTCCGGCCGCTGA
- a CDS encoding DUF6069 family protein, with protein sequence MNRMDDTGVAARPAPVRNSATRRLAVTGLAVTGLAATLAAMVATTLAAALARAVGVDFEIPDGGEAIPLPGFAVVTGFFSVVGIVIAGALLRWSARPAGRFVWTAASLTTISLVPPLVAGADTATTAALLVLHLVPAAIMIPTLARSLRTRSG encoded by the coding sequence ATGAACCGCATGGATGACACCGGGGTCGCCGCACGCCCGGCACCGGTTCGGAACAGCGCCACCCGCCGGCTCGCCGTCACCGGCCTCGCCGTGACCGGCCTCGCCGCCACGCTCGCGGCGATGGTGGCCACCACCCTCGCCGCGGCGCTCGCCCGGGCCGTCGGCGTCGACTTCGAGATCCCCGACGGCGGCGAGGCGATCCCGCTGCCCGGGTTCGCCGTGGTGACCGGGTTCTTCTCGGTCGTGGGCATCGTGATCGCCGGCGCCCTGCTTCGCTGGAGCGCTCGCCCGGCCGGGCGATTCGTGTGGACGGCGGCGTCACTGACCACTATCTCGCTGGTCCCGCCCCTCGTCGCCGGGGCGGACACCGCCACCACCGCCGCCCTCCTCGTGCTGCACCTCGTCCCGGCCGCGATCATGATCCCGACCCTGGCGCGGAGCCTCCGTACCCGGAGCGGGTGA
- a CDS encoding RNA polymerase subunit sigma-70, which translates to MGTDTRLRELGVSGLGEVDEPAFSGLAQRHRRELHVHCYRMLGSFEDAEDTVQETFLRAWRRRETFEGRSTFRAWLYRIATNACLDRLATCRPEPATGGEVPWLQPYPDRLLDELPAGAADEPETVAVARETIELAYLVAVQHLAPRPRAVLILRDVLGWPAKDVAELLGDSVNSVNSALQRARAGMREHLPAERQDWTGGEEDAGTRELVRRFTDASLATDIDRLAAMLRDDVRCSMPPTPGLHVGRDAVVDDWVADGFTDLGRLRAVPTSVNRQPAVAYYLWQERAGAYLPLTIDVLRITGGAISEIVIFHNDQFPRLGLPERLPADGTE; encoded by the coding sequence ATGGGTACGGACACACGGCTGAGGGAGCTGGGCGTGAGCGGTCTGGGCGAGGTCGACGAGCCGGCGTTCTCGGGGCTGGCGCAGCGGCACCGGCGGGAGCTGCACGTGCACTGCTACCGGATGCTCGGGTCCTTCGAGGACGCCGAGGACACCGTGCAGGAGACGTTCCTCCGGGCCTGGCGGCGGCGGGAGACCTTCGAGGGGCGGTCGACGTTCCGGGCCTGGCTGTACCGGATCGCCACCAACGCCTGCCTGGACCGGCTCGCCACGTGCCGCCCGGAGCCCGCGACCGGCGGCGAGGTGCCGTGGCTGCAGCCCTACCCCGACCGGCTGCTCGACGAGCTGCCCGCCGGCGCGGCGGACGAGCCGGAGACCGTCGCCGTCGCGCGGGAGACGATCGAGCTGGCGTACCTGGTCGCGGTCCAGCACCTCGCGCCGCGCCCACGGGCCGTGCTGATCCTGCGGGACGTGCTCGGCTGGCCGGCGAAGGACGTCGCGGAGCTCCTCGGGGACTCCGTGAACTCGGTGAACAGCGCCCTGCAACGGGCCCGCGCCGGCATGCGGGAGCACCTGCCCGCCGAGCGGCAGGACTGGACCGGCGGCGAGGAGGACGCCGGGACGCGCGAGCTGGTACGCCGCTTCACCGACGCCAGCCTGGCCACGGACATCGACCGGCTCGCCGCGATGCTGCGCGACGACGTCCGCTGCTCGATGCCGCCCACGCCGGGCCTGCACGTCGGCCGCGACGCCGTCGTGGACGACTGGGTCGCGGACGGGTTCACGGACCTGGGGCGCCTGCGGGCCGTCCCCACCTCCGTGAACCGGCAGCCCGCCGTCGCCTACTACCTCTGGCAGGAGCGGGCGGGTGCCTACCTGCCGCTGACCATCGACGTCCTGCGGATCACCGGCGGCGCGATCAGCGAGATCGTCATCTTCCACAACGACCAGTTCCCCCGCCTCGGGCTGCCGGAGCGGCTGCCGGCGGACGGCACCGAGTAG
- a CDS encoding FAD-dependent monooxygenase, whose product MLAAELRLHDVRVLVLEQETEPASFIRIVGLHIRSIELLAMRGLLERVRERGRQRPAAGFFAAINKPAPEGPDSPYAYLLGIPQPVIVQLLEDHALELGAQVRHGAAVAGLAQDDDGVTVELADGERLRARYLVGCDGARSTVRKLLGVGFPGEPSRTETLMGEMEVGVPPEEIAAKAAELRGIQARFWLRPFGGGVYSVVVPAPGVSDRAVPPTLEDFRHGLRAIAGTDFGVHSPRWLSRFGDATRLADRYRVGRVLLAGDAAHIHPPIGGQGLNLGVQDAFNLGWKLAAQIRGWAPETLLDTYQAERRPVAADVLDNTRAQMELLSTEPGPQAVRRLLTELMDFDVVNRHLLEKITGTGIRYDFGPGPDLLGRRLPDVDLEQGNLYGLLHRGRGLLLDRTGRLTVGGWSDRVDHLGDPAAALEVPCLLLRPDGHVAWIGDDQHDLDDHLSRWFGEPHRAR is encoded by the coding sequence ATGCTGGCCGCCGAACTGCGGCTGCACGACGTACGGGTCCTCGTCCTGGAGCAGGAAACCGAGCCCGCGTCGTTCATCCGCATCGTCGGCCTGCACATCCGCAGTATCGAGCTGCTGGCGATGCGCGGGCTGCTGGAGCGCGTCCGCGAACGTGGGAGACAGCGCCCGGCCGCCGGCTTCTTCGCCGCCATCAACAAGCCCGCGCCCGAGGGCCCGGATTCGCCGTACGCCTATCTGCTGGGCATCCCGCAGCCGGTCATCGTCCAGCTGCTCGAAGACCATGCGCTCGAACTGGGCGCGCAGGTCCGGCACGGCGCCGCGGTCGCCGGTCTCGCGCAGGACGACGACGGTGTGACCGTCGAGCTGGCCGACGGGGAACGGCTGCGTGCGCGGTACCTCGTCGGCTGTGACGGCGCGCGCAGCACGGTACGCAAACTGCTCGGCGTCGGCTTCCCCGGCGAGCCCTCGCGGACCGAGACGCTGATGGGCGAGATGGAGGTCGGTGTGCCGCCGGAGGAGATCGCCGCCAAGGCCGCCGAACTCCGCGGGATCCAGGCGCGATTCTGGCTCCGGCCCTTCGGCGGAGGGGTCTACAGCGTCGTGGTCCCCGCGCCGGGAGTCAGCGACCGCGCGGTACCGCCCACACTCGAGGATTTCCGGCACGGGCTGCGCGCCATCGCCGGAACCGATTTCGGCGTGCACTCCCCGCGCTGGCTGTCCCGCTTCGGGGACGCCACACGGCTGGCCGACCGCTATCGGGTGGGGCGGGTGCTGCTGGCCGGCGACGCGGCACACATCCATCCACCCATCGGCGGGCAGGGCCTCAACCTCGGCGTACAGGACGCATTCAACCTCGGCTGGAAACTGGCCGCGCAGATCCGCGGCTGGGCGCCGGAGACATTGCTGGACACCTACCAGGCCGAACGTCGTCCGGTCGCCGCGGACGTCCTGGACAACACCCGCGCACAGATGGAACTGCTCTCCACCGAACCGGGCCCGCAGGCCGTGCGCCGGCTGCTCACCGAACTGATGGACTTCGACGTGGTGAACCGCCATCTCCTCGAGAAGATCACCGGAACCGGCATCCGCTACGACTTCGGCCCGGGCCCCGACCTGCTCGGCCGCCGCCTGCCCGACGTCGACCTGGAACAGGGCAACCTCTACGGTCTGCTGCACCGCGGCCGCGGCCTGCTGCTGGACCGCACCGGACGGCTGACCGTCGGCGGCTGGTCGGACCGGGTCGATCACCTCGGGGACCCGGCCGCGGCACTGGAGGTGCCCTGCCTGCTGCTCCGGCCCGACGGCCACGTCGCCTGGATCGGCGACGATCAGCACGACCTGGACGACCACCTTTCCCGCTGGTTCGGCGAGCCCCACCGGGCGCGGTGA
- a CDS encoding glycosyltransferase translates to MTLPKRRTAGRFVVASLALVVGSVLLVEAYANASFRPDHVREAEDQVTVPSEILGGGPLLDARGDQPRTYRMPPRAIALTFDDGPDPTWTPRVLDLLRRHHAPATFFVIGSEVARHPDLARRVVTEGHELGVHTFTHPDVSLLPAWRQRMEYAQTQMAIVHATGVRTSLLRFPYSSVPSAVDDANWPVIRRAAGQGYLTVVNDLDGEDWARPGVDTIVRNLTPTGDAGAVVLLHDAGGDRAQTLAALDRYIPLMRSRGYTFTTISGGVNRARPEAAAYAGNLPASTADRWRAAPLTWAIRLADGILRGLALLFVVVGLLMLTRTLLLLLLARRLARRRRAHRWPWGVTTSPVSVIVPAYNERAGIVATVRSLVANDHHGIEVIVVDDGSTDGTADLVDSLGLPGVRVIRKPNGGKATALNTGLLYASHEIIVTVDADTVFEPDAIRRLVEPFTDPRIGAVAGNVKVANRHRLLGQWQHIEYVIGFSLDRRFYEKLGCIPTVPGAIGAFRRRALTEVGGMSGDTLAEDTDVTMAVLRAGWRVVYQDRARAWTEAPASVGDLWRQRYRWSYGTLQSMWKHRGAVRDRGAGARFGRFGLPMLALFGVLLPLLGPVLDLLAVYGLFFLDTTKTAVAWLVMLAIQLLTAAVAFKLDREPLRPLLALPIQQFAYRQLMYLVLARSMVTALTGARLGWRRVKRAGEVAEKASVPPGGGARPGRDRWFDTLRALALGRVIAYHMFGAAWLSFAFPAMGVMFALGGALMARSLDRTPERAVSGRLRRLLPGLWALALVLLPLMIWHGWSDRPAWPALLSWAVPLVQPPGSQWAADVTGVLWYLVTYLWLVLLSPAMVALHRRWPLWSVAVPLAGVVLLQTAAPGFDGPVESVLTDLVTFAACWLVGFAHHDRRLGRIRLPALLGLAVLCLGVAVGWLVTHPGAGPDLNDIPVAQAFWSLGFVLVLLRFAPPMGWLSRVRPLDRLVTALNSRALTIYLWHNAAIAVCFAVGDRIGLWRLGQVGYLAMALVLIIGLVLALGWIEDLSARRPPRLLPWPRRTAAQQAGHPPLARPTTVEREPTTVRT, encoded by the coding sequence ATGACCCTTCCGAAGCGTCGCACCGCCGGCCGGTTCGTCGTCGCCTCGCTGGCCCTGGTCGTCGGGTCCGTGCTGCTGGTCGAGGCGTACGCGAACGCCAGCTTCCGCCCCGACCACGTCCGCGAGGCCGAGGACCAGGTCACCGTGCCCAGCGAGATCCTGGGCGGCGGCCCACTGCTCGACGCGCGGGGAGACCAACCCCGCACCTACCGGATGCCCCCGCGGGCCATCGCCCTCACCTTCGACGACGGTCCCGACCCGACCTGGACCCCCCGGGTCCTCGACCTGCTGCGCCGGCACCACGCCCCGGCCACCTTCTTCGTCATCGGGTCGGAGGTGGCCCGCCACCCGGACCTGGCCCGCCGCGTCGTGACCGAGGGCCATGAACTGGGCGTGCACACCTTCACCCACCCCGACGTCAGCCTGCTGCCCGCCTGGCGGCAGCGCATGGAGTACGCGCAGACCCAGATGGCCATCGTGCACGCCACCGGGGTCCGCACCAGCCTGCTGCGCTTCCCCTACTCGTCGGTGCCCAGCGCCGTCGACGACGCCAACTGGCCGGTGATCCGGCGGGCCGCCGGGCAGGGCTACCTGACCGTGGTCAACGACCTCGACGGCGAGGACTGGGCCCGGCCGGGCGTCGACACCATCGTGCGGAACCTGACGCCGACCGGCGACGCGGGCGCCGTGGTGCTGCTGCACGACGCCGGCGGGGACCGCGCGCAGACCCTCGCGGCCCTGGACCGGTACATCCCGCTGATGCGCTCCCGCGGCTACACCTTCACCACGATCAGCGGCGGCGTGAACCGGGCCCGGCCGGAGGCGGCCGCGTACGCCGGCAACCTCCCGGCCTCCACCGCGGACCGCTGGCGGGCCGCCCCGCTCACCTGGGCGATCCGGCTGGCCGACGGGATCCTGCGCGGCCTCGCCCTGCTCTTCGTGGTCGTCGGGCTGCTCATGCTGACCCGTACGCTGCTGCTGCTCCTGCTGGCCCGCCGGCTGGCCCGGCGCCGGCGGGCGCACCGCTGGCCCTGGGGGGTGACCACCTCGCCGGTCTCGGTCATCGTTCCCGCATACAACGAGCGGGCCGGCATCGTCGCCACCGTCCGGTCCCTGGTCGCCAACGACCACCACGGCATCGAGGTGATCGTCGTCGACGACGGCTCGACCGACGGCACCGCCGACCTCGTCGACTCCCTCGGCCTGCCCGGCGTCCGGGTGATCCGCAAACCCAACGGCGGCAAGGCGACCGCCCTCAACACCGGACTCCTGTACGCCTCGCACGAGATCATCGTCACCGTCGACGCGGACACCGTGTTCGAGCCGGACGCGATCCGGCGGCTCGTCGAACCGTTCACCGACCCGCGCATCGGCGCGGTGGCCGGCAACGTCAAGGTCGCCAACCGGCACCGGCTGCTCGGCCAGTGGCAGCACATCGAGTACGTCATCGGTTTCAGCCTGGACCGCCGGTTCTACGAGAAGCTCGGCTGCATCCCCACCGTGCCCGGCGCGATCGGCGCCTTCCGCCGGCGCGCGCTGACCGAGGTCGGCGGGATGAGCGGCGACACCCTGGCCGAGGACACCGACGTCACCATGGCGGTCCTGCGCGCCGGCTGGCGCGTGGTGTACCAGGACCGGGCCCGGGCCTGGACGGAGGCGCCCGCCTCGGTGGGCGACCTGTGGCGGCAGCGCTACCGCTGGAGCTACGGCACCCTCCAGTCCATGTGGAAGCACCGTGGCGCCGTGCGCGACCGCGGGGCCGGGGCCCGCTTCGGCCGCTTCGGGCTGCCCATGCTCGCCCTGTTCGGGGTGCTGCTCCCGCTGCTCGGGCCCGTGCTCGACCTGCTCGCCGTCTACGGACTGTTCTTCCTGGACACCACGAAGACGGCGGTGGCCTGGCTGGTCATGCTGGCCATCCAGCTGCTCACCGCGGCGGTCGCCTTCAAACTGGACCGGGAGCCGCTGCGCCCGCTGCTCGCCCTGCCCATCCAGCAGTTCGCCTACCGCCAGCTCATGTACCTGGTGCTGGCCCGGTCCATGGTCACCGCACTGACCGGGGCGCGGCTGGGCTGGCGCCGGGTCAAGCGGGCCGGTGAGGTGGCCGAGAAGGCATCCGTGCCGCCGGGCGGCGGGGCGCGGCCGGGCCGGGACCGCTGGTTCGACACGCTGCGAGCCCTCGCGCTCGGCCGGGTCATCGCGTACCACATGTTCGGCGCCGCCTGGCTGAGCTTCGCGTTCCCGGCCATGGGGGTGATGTTCGCCCTCGGCGGCGCGCTGATGGCCCGCTCCCTGGACCGTACGCCGGAGCGGGCGGTCAGCGGCCGGCTGCGCCGCCTGCTGCCGGGACTGTGGGCCCTGGCCCTCGTGCTCCTGCCGCTGATGATCTGGCACGGCTGGTCCGACCGGCCCGCCTGGCCGGCGCTGCTGAGCTGGGCGGTGCCACTGGTGCAGCCGCCGGGCAGCCAGTGGGCGGCGGACGTGACCGGAGTGCTCTGGTACCTGGTGACGTACCTCTGGCTGGTGCTGCTCTCCCCCGCGATGGTGGCGCTGCACCGGCGGTGGCCGCTGTGGTCGGTGGCCGTGCCGCTGGCCGGCGTGGTGCTGCTCCAGACCGCGGCGCCCGGGTTCGACGGGCCGGTGGAGTCGGTACTGACCGACCTGGTCACGTTCGCCGCCTGCTGGCTGGTGGGCTTCGCCCACCACGACCGCCGGCTGGGGCGGATCCGGCTGCCGGCGCTGCTGGGCCTGGCGGTGCTCTGCCTGGGGGTGGCGGTCGGCTGGCTGGTCACGCATCCCGGTGCGGGCCCCGATCTCAACGACATCCCGGTGGCGCAGGCGTTCTGGTCGCTCGGGTTCGTGCTGGTGCTGCTGCGCTTCGCGCCGCCGATGGGCTGGCTGTCCCGGGTACGGCCGCTGGACCGGCTGGTGACCGCCCTGAACAGCCGTGCGCTGACCATCTACCTCTGGCACAACGCCGCCATCGCCGTCTGCTTCGCCGTGGGCGACCGCATCGGCCTCTGGCGGCTCGGCCAGGTGGGTTACCTGGCGATGGCCCTCGTGCTGATCATCGGCCTGGTGCTGGCCCTCGGCTGGATCGAGGACCTCAGCGCCCGGCGCCCACCACGACTGCTGCCCTGGCCCCGGCGTACGGCTGCGCAGCAGGCGGGGCACCCGCCCCTGGCGCGTCCCACCACCGTGGAGCGCGAACCGACCACCGTGAGGACGTGA